One window of the Amycolatopsis mediterranei genome contains the following:
- a CDS encoding alpha/beta hydrolase family protein translates to MKQLMFEDDRQFWFETLRLFGHAAYGGSDFGEVLAAASTVTPGDYDSWHDAYRALADRLYAEAAEAGPVTARDLLLRASTYYFSAEFFLHGDPADPRIAAAYDRSVECFLRADVAEPVEIPYDGAVLRGFFYRAPGEDPKPVLIMHSGFDGSAEELHYLGAAAGASHGYHVLTFDGPGQPSAVRREKLLFRPDWEHVVTQVVDFALELDGVDPARIALLGVSLGGMLAPRAAAFEPRLAAVVAVDGVYDAGTAVTSMLPWPREEIVRRARAPHDEEFDALLAAGREASPTLRWACDHGRYVLGAATDREFVAKYLEYTLEDGVAEKITCPVLVCEAADDLFFGGSQETEPRRLYAHLKAPKTLLTFTAEEGADAHCHVGAQRLATGRIYDWLDRTL, encoded by the coding sequence ATGAAGCAGCTGATGTTCGAAGACGACCGGCAGTTCTGGTTCGAAACCCTGCGCCTGTTCGGCCACGCGGCCTACGGCGGCTCGGACTTCGGCGAGGTCCTCGCCGCCGCGTCCACCGTGACGCCGGGCGACTACGACAGCTGGCACGACGCCTACCGCGCGCTCGCGGACCGGCTGTACGCCGAAGCGGCCGAGGCCGGTCCGGTGACCGCGCGGGACCTGCTGCTGCGCGCGTCGACCTACTACTTCTCGGCGGAGTTCTTCCTGCACGGCGACCCGGCGGACCCGCGGATCGCGGCGGCGTACGACCGCAGCGTCGAGTGCTTCCTCCGGGCGGACGTGGCCGAGCCGGTCGAAATCCCTTACGACGGCGCAGTTCTGCGTGGCTTCTTCTACCGCGCGCCGGGCGAGGACCCGAAGCCGGTGCTGATCATGCACAGCGGTTTCGACGGCAGCGCCGAGGAACTGCACTACCTGGGCGCGGCGGCGGGCGCTTCACACGGCTATCACGTCCTGACATTCGACGGACCCGGCCAGCCGAGCGCGGTCCGGCGCGAGAAGCTCCTCTTCCGCCCGGACTGGGAGCACGTGGTCACGCAGGTGGTCGACTTCGCGCTGGAGCTCGACGGAGTCGACCCGGCGCGGATCGCACTGCTCGGCGTGAGCCTGGGCGGCATGCTGGCCCCGCGCGCGGCGGCGTTCGAGCCTCGCCTGGCCGCGGTGGTCGCGGTGGACGGCGTGTACGACGCGGGCACCGCGGTGACGTCGATGCTGCCGTGGCCACGGGAGGAGATCGTGCGCCGGGCCCGGGCGCCGCACGACGAGGAGTTCGACGCGCTGCTCGCCGCGGGTCGCGAAGCGAGCCCGACGCTGCGCTGGGCGTGCGACCACGGCCGGTACGTGCTGGGCGCGGCGACCGACCGCGAGTTCGTCGCGAAGTACCTCGAGTACACGCTCGAAGACGGCGTGGCGGAGAAGATCACCTGCCCGGTCCTGGTGTGCGAAGCGGCCGACGACCTGTTCTTCGGCGGTTCGCAGGAGACCGAGCCGCGACGGCTGTACGCGCACCTGAAGGCCCCGAAGACGCTGCTGACGTTCACCGCGGAGGAGGGCGCGGACGCGCACTGCCACGTCGGTGCCCAGCGGCTCGCGACGGGCCGGATCTACGACTGGCTGGACCGGACGCTTTAA
- the murA gene encoding UDP-N-acetylglucosamine 1-carboxyvinyltransferase encodes MSEHFDVHGGARLVGEVDVVGAKNSVLKLMAAALLAEGTTTITNCPQILDVPLMGDVLRSVGCEVVIEGDTATITTPAELSHRADSAAMGKLRASVCVLGPLVGRLKQAVVALPGGDAIGSRPLDMHQNGLRKLGATSTIEHGCVVAKAETLVGAQIWLDFPSVGATENILMAAVLAEGTTVIDNCAREPEIVDICTMLTEMGAKIEGAGTSTLTVHGVEQLHPTTHSVIGDRIVGATWAFAASMTRGDITVRGVNPHHLDLVLNKLHQAGADVETFGDKGFRVVQPERPKAVDWVTLPYPGFATDLQPFAVALSAVSEGTSMITENVYEARFRFIEEMVRLSGDARTDGHHAVVRGVERLSSAPVWASDIRAGAGLVLAGLCADGVTEVWDVFHIDRGYPHFVENLNRLGANIKRVAGEPERK; translated from the coding sequence ATGAGCGAGCACTTCGACGTGCATGGCGGAGCCCGGCTGGTCGGCGAGGTCGACGTGGTCGGCGCCAAGAACAGCGTGCTGAAGCTGATGGCCGCCGCCCTCCTCGCGGAGGGGACCACGACCATCACGAACTGCCCGCAGATCCTCGACGTCCCGCTGATGGGCGACGTGCTGCGGAGCGTCGGCTGCGAGGTCGTCATCGAGGGCGACACCGCCACCATCACGACGCCGGCCGAGCTGTCGCACCGCGCGGACTCGGCGGCGATGGGCAAGCTGCGCGCGTCCGTCTGCGTGCTGGGGCCGCTGGTCGGCCGGCTGAAGCAGGCCGTCGTCGCGCTGCCGGGCGGCGACGCGATCGGCTCGCGCCCGCTGGACATGCACCAGAACGGCCTGCGCAAGCTGGGCGCGACGAGCACGATCGAGCACGGCTGCGTCGTCGCGAAGGCCGAGACGCTGGTCGGCGCGCAGATCTGGCTGGACTTCCCGAGCGTCGGCGCGACCGAGAACATCCTGATGGCGGCCGTGCTGGCCGAGGGCACCACGGTCATCGACAACTGCGCGCGCGAGCCGGAGATCGTCGACATCTGCACGATGCTCACCGAGATGGGCGCGAAGATCGAAGGCGCCGGGACGTCGACGCTGACCGTGCACGGCGTGGAGCAGCTGCACCCGACCACGCACAGCGTGATCGGTGACCGGATCGTGGGCGCCACCTGGGCGTTCGCCGCCTCGATGACCCGTGGCGACATCACCGTGCGCGGGGTCAACCCGCACCACCTCGACCTGGTGCTGAACAAGCTGCACCAGGCCGGCGCGGACGTCGAAACGTTCGGGGACAAGGGTTTCCGCGTGGTCCAGCCGGAGCGCCCGAAGGCGGTCGACTGGGTGACGCTGCCGTACCCGGGCTTCGCGACCGACCTGCAGCCGTTCGCGGTGGCGCTGTCGGCGGTGTCGGAAGGCACGTCGATGATCACGGAGAACGTCTACGAGGCCCGGTTCCGCTTCATCGAAGAGATGGTCAGGTTATCGGGCGACGCCCGCACGGACGGCCACCACGCGGTGGTCCGCGGCGTCGAACGGCTGTCGAGCGCGCCGGTCTGGGCGTCGGACATCCGCGCGGGCGCGGGGCTGGTGCTCGCCGGCCTGTGCGCGGACGGCGTCACCGAGGTCTGGGACGTCTTCCACATCGACCGCGGCTACCCGCACTTCGTCGAAAACCTCAACCGCCTGGGCGCGAACATCAAGCGCGTTGCGGGGGAGCCTGAGCGGAAGTAA
- a CDS encoding cob(I)yrinic acid a,c-diamide adenosyltransferase: MVVRINRVYTKVGDNGTTALGDGSRVPKTSPRLGAYADTDETNSVLGLAIAAGQLTDEVADVLRVVQNDLFDVGADLCLPISDDPPYPPLRITEKYVERLEGWCDEFNERLPKLTSFILPGGTPGAAFLHQARTVARRAERSAWALHEAEPETTNPVAVKYLNRLSDLLFILARLANPDGDVLWQPGGQP, encoded by the coding sequence ATGGTCGTTCGCATCAACCGCGTCTACACGAAGGTCGGCGACAACGGCACGACCGCGCTCGGCGACGGGTCCCGCGTGCCGAAGACGTCCCCGCGGCTGGGGGCGTACGCGGACACGGACGAGACGAACTCGGTGCTGGGTCTCGCGATCGCCGCCGGGCAGCTGACCGATGAGGTCGCGGACGTCCTGCGTGTGGTGCAGAACGATCTCTTCGACGTCGGCGCCGACCTCTGCCTGCCGATTTCCGACGATCCGCCGTACCCGCCGCTGCGGATCACCGAGAAGTACGTCGAGCGGCTCGAGGGCTGGTGTGACGAGTTCAACGAGCGGCTGCCGAAGCTGACGTCGTTCATCCTGCCGGGCGGCACCCCGGGGGCGGCGTTCCTGCACCAGGCGCGCACGGTGGCGCGCCGGGCCGAGCGGTCGGCCTGGGCCCTGCACGAGGCCGAGCCGGAAACGACGAACCCGGTGGCGGTGAAGTACCTGAACCGGCTGTCGGACCTGCTGTTCATCCTGGCGAGGCTGGCGAACCCCGACGGTGACGTCCTGTGGCAGCCGGGCGGGCAGCCCTAG
- a CDS encoding F0F1 ATP synthase subunit gamma, whose product MAAQLRELRSRIKATKSIGKITKAMELIATARITKARAKVAASRPYADEITKVLSALAGAAANLDHPMLVERPNPKRAAVLVVTSDKGQCGGYNSNVLRATEELLALLRSEGKEPQVYVTGNKGLNYYRFRNRPVEDSWTGFSDQPTYAGAVAAGEALVQSFMAGVDDEHGDTDGITGVDEIHIVYTEFVSMLTQRPTAKRVAPLEVEYSEGEEEKPAGLLPSYEFEPSADKLLDALLPKYINTRLYAAFLESAASELAARRTAMKAASDNANDLVGNLTREMNQARQAQITQEISEIVGGANALTAAGSDD is encoded by the coding sequence ATGGCCGCACAACTCCGGGAACTCCGGTCGCGCATCAAGGCGACCAAGTCGATCGGCAAGATCACCAAGGCGATGGAGCTCATCGCCACCGCGCGCATCACGAAGGCGCGGGCGAAGGTCGCCGCCTCCCGGCCGTACGCCGACGAGATCACCAAGGTGCTCTCGGCGCTGGCCGGTGCGGCGGCCAACCTCGACCACCCGATGCTGGTCGAGCGCCCGAACCCGAAGCGGGCCGCTGTCCTGGTCGTGACCAGTGACAAGGGCCAGTGCGGTGGCTACAACTCCAACGTGCTGCGCGCGACCGAAGAGCTGCTCGCCCTCCTGCGTTCCGAGGGCAAGGAGCCGCAGGTCTACGTCACGGGCAACAAGGGCCTTAACTACTACCGGTTCCGCAACCGCCCGGTCGAGGACAGCTGGACGGGCTTCTCCGACCAGCCGACCTACGCCGGCGCGGTGGCGGCCGGCGAGGCACTGGTCCAGTCGTTCATGGCCGGCGTCGACGACGAGCACGGCGACACCGACGGCATCACCGGTGTCGACGAGATCCACATCGTCTACACCGAGTTCGTGTCGATGCTGACGCAGCGCCCGACCGCCAAGCGCGTTGCGCCGCTCGAGGTCGAATACTCCGAAGGGGAAGAGGAGAAGCCCGCCGGGTTGCTCCCCAGCTACGAGTTCGAGCCGAGTGCCGACAAGCTGCTGGACGCGCTCCTGCCGAAGTACATCAACACGCGTCTCTACGCGGCCTTCCTCGAGTCGGCGGCGTCCGAGCTGGCCGCCCGCCGGACGGCGATGAAGGCCGCGTCGGACAACGCGAACGACCTGGTGGGCAACCTGACGCGGGAGATGAACCAGGCCCGCCAGGCGCAGATCACCCAGGAGATCTCCGAAATCGTCGGTGGCGCGAACGCGCTCACCGCAGCAGGAAGTGATGATTGA
- the atpD gene encoding F0F1 ATP synthase subunit beta codes for MTSTEAPRAKGRIVSVTGPVVDVEFPRGSVPEQFNALKVEIEFEQLRKTVTLEVASHLGDNLVRTISLQPQDGLVRGAEVTDTGGPITVPVGDKVKGHVYNALGECLDEPGYGDDLERWGIHRNAPSFDQLEGKTEMLETGLKVVDLLTPYVQGGKIGLFGGAGVGKTVLIKEMITRVARNFGGTSVFAGVGERTREGNDLFLEMSEDGVINDTALVFGQMDEPPGTRMRVALSALTMAEYFRDVQNQDVLLFIDNIFRFTQAGSEVSTLLGRMPSAVGYQPTLADEMGQLQERITSTRGRSITSMQAIYVPADDYTDPAPAATFAHLDATTELSRSVFQKGIFPAVDPLASTSTILDPAIVGEDHYRVASEVIRILQKYKELQDIIAILGMDELSEEDKLTVQRARRIERFLSQNMLVAEAFTNIPGSTVPLSETIESFDRITKGDFDHYPEQAFLGIGGLEDLEKKYKEITKK; via the coding sequence ATGACCAGTACTGAAGCCCCGCGCGCCAAGGGGCGCATCGTGTCGGTGACCGGTCCGGTCGTCGACGTCGAGTTCCCGCGCGGTTCCGTCCCCGAGCAGTTCAACGCCCTCAAGGTCGAGATCGAGTTCGAGCAGCTCCGCAAGACGGTGACGCTCGAGGTCGCCTCCCACCTGGGTGACAACCTCGTCCGCACCATCTCCCTGCAGCCGCAGGACGGCCTGGTGCGCGGCGCCGAGGTCACCGACACCGGCGGCCCGATCACGGTCCCGGTCGGCGACAAGGTCAAGGGCCACGTCTACAACGCCCTCGGCGAGTGCCTCGACGAGCCCGGCTACGGCGACGACCTCGAGCGCTGGGGCATCCACCGCAACGCGCCGTCCTTCGACCAGCTCGAGGGCAAGACCGAGATGCTGGAGACCGGCCTCAAGGTCGTCGACCTGCTCACCCCGTACGTCCAGGGTGGCAAGATCGGCCTGTTCGGCGGCGCCGGCGTCGGCAAGACGGTGCTCATCAAGGAGATGATCACCCGCGTCGCCCGGAACTTCGGTGGTACCTCGGTGTTCGCCGGTGTCGGCGAGCGCACCCGTGAGGGCAACGACCTCTTCCTGGAGATGTCCGAGGACGGCGTCATCAACGACACCGCCCTCGTGTTCGGCCAGATGGACGAGCCGCCGGGCACGCGTATGCGCGTCGCGCTGTCCGCGCTGACCATGGCGGAGTACTTCCGCGACGTCCAGAACCAGGACGTGCTGCTGTTCATCGACAACATCTTCCGGTTCACCCAGGCCGGCTCGGAGGTGTCGACCCTGCTGGGCCGCATGCCGTCGGCCGTGGGTTACCAGCCGACGCTGGCCGACGAGATGGGTCAGCTGCAGGAGCGGATCACCTCGACCCGGGGCCGTTCGATCACCTCGATGCAGGCGATCTACGTCCCCGCGGACGACTACACCGACCCGGCCCCGGCCGCGACGTTCGCCCACCTGGACGCCACCACCGAGCTCTCCCGGTCGGTGTTCCAGAAGGGCATCTTCCCGGCGGTGGACCCGCTGGCGTCGACGTCGACGATCCTCGACCCGGCCATCGTCGGTGAGGACCACTACCGCGTCGCCTCCGAGGTCATCCGGATCCTGCAGAAGTACAAGGAACTGCAGGACATCATCGCGATCCTCGGTATGGACGAGCTGTCGGAAGAGGACAAGCTGACCGTTCAGCGCGCGCGCCGCATCGAGCGGTTCCTGTCGCAGAACATGCTGGTCGCCGAGGCGTTCACGAACATCCCGGGCTCGACGGTGCCGCTGTCGGAGACCATCGAGTCGTTCGACCGCATCACCAAGGGTGACTTCGACCACTACCCGGAGCAGGCGTTCCTGGGGATCGGTGGCCTCGAGGACCTCGAGAAGAAGTACAAGGAAATCACCAAGAAGTGA
- a CDS encoding DUF2550 domain-containing protein: protein MKITVVVAGLLIVLAVLAAWYGQRWIRMRRGGGVSVALRWRPDNPRSSWHLGLGRYEGDEFVWYRVWSLRTGADRVFQRESMQIADRRDPSGTEAYAVPEGSTVLRCESETQEAIEIAMGPGALTGFLSWLESAPPGRRLPRAS, encoded by the coding sequence GTGAAGATCACCGTGGTCGTAGCAGGGCTCCTGATCGTGCTCGCGGTGCTGGCCGCCTGGTACGGCCAGCGGTGGATCCGGATGCGCCGCGGTGGTGGCGTGAGCGTCGCGCTGCGGTGGCGTCCGGACAACCCGCGGTCGAGCTGGCACCTGGGGCTCGGCCGCTACGAGGGCGACGAGTTCGTCTGGTACCGGGTGTGGAGCCTGCGCACCGGCGCGGACCGCGTCTTCCAGCGCGAAAGCATGCAGATCGCCGACCGCCGGGACCCCTCCGGCACCGAGGCCTACGCGGTTCCCGAGGGCTCGACGGTGCTGCGCTGCGAGTCGGAGACCCAGGAGGCGATCGAGATCGCCATGGGCCCGGGCGCGCTCACCGGCTTCCTCTCGTGGCTCGAGTCCGCCCCACCCGGCCGCCGCCTCCCGCGCGCCTCCTGA
- a CDS encoding nuclear transport factor 2 family protein produces the protein MVTTGRYRLVRTLKEAAMHDFVEHALELLLKHDMAGFAGLWAEDGVLEFPFAGPGYPKRVEGRDAIREYLRDYPNLLDIREVTAKTVHETTDPGVVVVEFTVAGVVVATQKPYELSYIAVITVEGGEIRTYRDYWSPLAAAEVIGGVEELTAAFTGGDRG, from the coding sequence ATGGTTACGACGGGACGGTACCGTCTCGTCCGAACGTTGAAGGAGGCTGCGATGCACGACTTCGTCGAGCACGCGCTCGAACTGCTGCTGAAGCACGACATGGCCGGGTTCGCCGGGCTCTGGGCCGAGGACGGCGTCCTCGAGTTCCCGTTCGCCGGTCCCGGCTACCCGAAGCGGGTCGAAGGGCGCGACGCGATCCGCGAGTACCTGCGCGACTACCCGAACCTGCTGGACATCCGGGAAGTCACCGCGAAGACCGTGCACGAAACCACCGACCCGGGCGTGGTCGTCGTCGAGTTCACCGTCGCCGGGGTCGTGGTGGCGACGCAGAAGCCGTACGAGCTGTCGTACATCGCCGTGATCACCGTCGAGGGCGGCGAAATCCGCACCTACCGCGACTACTGGAGCCCGCTGGCCGCGGCCGAGGTCATCGGCGGCGTCGAAGAGCTGACCGCGGCCTTCACCGGAGGCGACCGTGGCTGA
- the aroA gene encoding 3-phosphoshikimate 1-carboxyvinyltransferase, whose product MTLVEIPGSKSVTARGLFLAAAAHGTTVLGRPLHSDDTEGFAEGLAELGYRVDRQPGEWTIEGRPSGPGVAEADVFCRDGATTARFLPALAAAGTGTFRFDASGQMRRRPLGPLTDALQELGVELEFRGEPGHHPLTVRANGIKGGELTLDAGLSSQFLTALLLVGPLTAEGLRITVTDLVSVPYVEITLEMMRRFGVDVRREGQTFVVPAQPYQACEYPVEPDASTASYFLAAAALTGRTVTIPGLGSEALQGDVKFADVLREMGAHVDLGPDSVTVAGPSDGLRGITVNMRDISDTVPTLAAIAPFASGPVRIEDVYNTRIKECDRLDACEENLRAMGIAVETGRDWIEIQPGRPTGTLVSCRRDHRIAMAFSITGLLVDGVTLDDPDCVKKTFPGFHQALGTLREGWGI is encoded by the coding sequence GTGACTCTCGTCGAGATCCCCGGCTCCAAGTCCGTCACCGCCCGTGGCCTGTTCCTGGCCGCCGCCGCGCACGGCACCACCGTCCTCGGCCGCCCGCTGCACTCGGACGACACCGAGGGCTTCGCCGAGGGCCTGGCCGAGCTCGGTTACCGCGTCGACCGGCAGCCGGGCGAGTGGACCATCGAGGGCCGTCCGTCAGGTCCGGGGGTCGCCGAAGCCGACGTCTTCTGCCGGGACGGCGCCACGACGGCCCGGTTCCTGCCCGCCCTGGCCGCGGCCGGCACCGGCACGTTCCGCTTCGACGCCTCCGGCCAGATGCGCCGCCGCCCGCTGGGGCCGCTGACCGACGCCCTGCAGGAGCTGGGCGTCGAACTCGAGTTCCGCGGCGAGCCGGGCCACCACCCGCTGACGGTCCGCGCGAACGGCATCAAGGGCGGCGAGCTGACCCTCGACGCGGGGTTGTCTTCGCAGTTCCTGACGGCGTTGCTGCTGGTCGGGCCGCTGACCGCGGAGGGCCTGCGGATCACGGTGACCGACCTCGTGTCGGTGCCGTACGTCGAGATCACGCTGGAGATGATGCGCCGCTTCGGTGTCGACGTCCGCCGCGAGGGGCAGACGTTCGTGGTCCCGGCGCAGCCGTACCAGGCGTGCGAGTACCCGGTGGAGCCGGACGCGTCGACGGCGAGCTACTTCCTGGCCGCGGCGGCGCTCACCGGCCGCACGGTGACCATCCCGGGGCTGGGTTCCGAGGCGCTGCAGGGGGACGTGAAGTTCGCCGACGTGCTGCGGGAGATGGGCGCGCACGTCGACCTGGGGCCGGACTCGGTGACGGTCGCGGGCCCGTCGGACGGCCTGCGCGGGATCACGGTGAACATGCGGGACATCTCCGACACGGTCCCGACCCTGGCCGCGATCGCCCCGTTCGCTTCCGGCCCGGTGCGCATCGAGGACGTCTACAACACACGCATCAAGGAGTGCGACCGGCTCGACGCGTGCGAGGAAAACCTGCGCGCGATGGGGATCGCCGTCGAGACGGGCCGCGACTGGATCGAGATCCAGCCGGGCCGGCCGACGGGCACGCTGGTGTCGTGCCGCCGCGACCACCGGATCGCGATGGCGTTCAGCATCACCGGCCTGCTGGTCGACGGCGTGACCCTGGATGATCCGGACTGTGTGAAGAAGACGTTCCCCGGCTTCCACCAGGCGCTGGGGACCCTGCGGGAGGGCTGGGGGATCTAG
- a CDS encoding NmrA family NAD(P)-binding protein, producing MADVLVLGGTGTTGRRVVAGLRAAEVPARAATRKPSEPGQVRFDWADRPTHADALRGVSAVYLLAPIGEAEPAALVEPFLADAQEAGVRRVVLLSSSAVTEDTPGLGDLQRLVRAVPEWAVLRPSWFMQNFTGEHLVAQGVRDGEIVTATGDARVAFVDAGDIAAVAVRALTDPQPHNTEHVLTGPAALSYAEAASIVSARTGWPVRHRAVSTAEFAGHVTASGVPAEFARVLAALDEDIRHGAEDRVTTVVEQVTGRPARSFETFAREEIR from the coding sequence GTGGCTGACGTCCTGGTCCTCGGCGGCACCGGCACGACCGGCCGCCGGGTCGTCGCGGGCCTGCGCGCCGCGGAAGTCCCGGCCCGGGCAGCCACGAGGAAGCCGTCAGAGCCCGGTCAGGTCCGGTTCGACTGGGCCGACCGGCCGACCCACGCCGACGCGCTGCGCGGGGTCTCCGCGGTGTACCTGCTGGCCCCGATCGGCGAGGCCGAGCCCGCGGCGCTGGTGGAGCCGTTCCTGGCCGATGCGCAGGAGGCGGGCGTCCGGCGGGTCGTCCTGCTCAGCTCGTCGGCCGTCACCGAGGACACACCCGGACTCGGCGACCTGCAGCGGCTGGTGCGCGCGGTGCCGGAGTGGGCCGTGCTGAGGCCGTCCTGGTTCATGCAGAACTTCACCGGCGAGCACCTGGTCGCCCAGGGCGTGCGGGACGGCGAGATCGTCACGGCCACCGGCGACGCCCGGGTCGCGTTCGTCGACGCCGGCGACATCGCGGCGGTCGCCGTCCGCGCGCTGACCGATCCGCAACCGCACAACACCGAACACGTCCTGACCGGACCGGCGGCCTTGAGCTACGCCGAAGCCGCGTCGATCGTCTCCGCGCGCACCGGGTGGCCGGTGCGGCACCGCGCCGTCAGCACCGCCGAGTTCGCCGGCCACGTGACGGCGTCGGGGGTTCCCGCCGAGTTCGCCCGCGTGCTGGCCGCCCTCGACGAGGACATCCGCCACGGCGCCGAGGACCGCGTCACCACAGTCGTCGAGCAGGTCACCGGACGGCCGGCCCGGTCGTTCGAAACCTTTGCCCGGGAGGAAATCCGATGA
- a CDS encoding F0F1 ATP synthase subunit epsilon, with translation MAEMSVELVAVERRLWSGTATFVVAQTTEGEIGIMAGHEPVLGQLVEGGVVKVTTTDGETVCAAVHGGFLSVTGTGVSILAESAELSDEIDVEAAKAALTGDDETERARASAQLRAAGQTA, from the coding sequence GTGGCTGAGATGTCCGTGGAGCTGGTGGCCGTCGAGCGCCGTCTCTGGTCGGGTACTGCCACTTTCGTGGTGGCCCAGACCACCGAGGGTGAGATCGGCATCATGGCCGGTCACGAACCCGTGCTCGGGCAGCTGGTCGAGGGTGGCGTGGTCAAGGTGACGACCACCGACGGCGAGACGGTCTGCGCGGCCGTCCACGGCGGGTTCCTCTCCGTGACCGGCACCGGGGTGAGCATCCTCGCCGAGAGCGCCGAGCTCTCGGACGAGATCGACGTCGAAGCAGCCAAGGCGGCCCTGACCGGGGACGACGAAACCGAGCGGGCGAGGGCCTCGGCCCAGCTCCGCGCAGCGGGTCAGACGGCCTGA
- a CDS encoding TetR/AcrR family transcriptional regulator has translation MARTPTGAAVLQPEVTQAITDAVLNELAEQGYGRLSMEAVAKRAGVGKSALYRRWRSKPEMITAVVAEFSVTRAADVDTGSLRGDLRETMQALIDWLTHPLFSRILPDLVAEGVRNPETAESTRTSIGGPRREVGEAMLRRAIARGELPADLDLEMALDVLAAPIYWRLVVRRAPAEPDYLDRLVEYALRALGA, from the coding sequence ATGGCACGCACCCCGACCGGCGCCGCGGTCCTCCAGCCCGAGGTCACGCAGGCGATCACCGACGCCGTCCTGAACGAACTCGCCGAGCAGGGCTACGGGCGCCTGTCCATGGAAGCGGTGGCCAAGCGGGCGGGGGTCGGCAAGAGCGCGCTGTACCGCCGCTGGCGGTCGAAGCCCGAGATGATCACCGCGGTCGTCGCGGAATTCAGCGTGACCCGCGCGGCCGACGTCGACACCGGCTCACTGCGCGGCGACCTGCGCGAAACGATGCAGGCCCTGATCGACTGGCTGACGCACCCGCTGTTTTCGCGCATCCTGCCGGACCTGGTCGCCGAGGGCGTGCGGAACCCCGAGACCGCGGAAAGCACGCGCACGAGCATCGGCGGCCCGCGGCGCGAGGTCGGCGAGGCGATGCTGCGCCGGGCCATCGCCCGCGGCGAACTACCCGCCGACCTCGACCTGGAAATGGCGCTGGACGTGCTGGCCGCGCCGATCTACTGGCGCCTGGTGGTCCGGCGGGCTCCCGCTGAGCCGGACTACCTCGACCGGCTCGTGGAGTACGCCCTGCGCGCACTGGGCGCGTGA